From the Oryza glaberrima chromosome 5, OglaRS2, whole genome shotgun sequence genome, one window contains:
- the LOC127772820 gene encoding probable LRR receptor-like serine/threonine-protein kinase At1g56140 isoform X1 produces MEGSKWRGLSRQGADMDGESGGGGCGEVWMESPCPCVGPNSRIFARGVTRGHVHLPRRVSALNTIMGRWGLTASSEWNISGEPCSGVASDKSDWDNYPKDPAIKCDCSSNNNTICHIIKLRVRKLNVVGRIPAELQNLTFLQDLNLNQNYLTGAIPSFIGKFASMKYLGLGFNPLSGQLPKELGNLTNLLSLGISLDNFTGELPEELGNLTKLEQLYIDSSGFSGPFPSTISKLKNLKYLKASDNEFTGKLPDYLGSLTELEDLAFQGNSFEGPIPASFSNLTKLTNLRIGDIVNGSSSLGFISNLTSLTNLVLRNCRISENLETVDFSKFAALTMLYVFIIGHGACYKAFGHFLELISICSSNVSFLWHRDLSFNNITGQVPQSILNLGRLQFLFLGNNSLIGSLPNVISSSLKVIDFSYNHLTGTFPSWATQNNLQLNLVANNIVLGSTKNSIPSGLNCLQQDTPCFRGSPKYYSFAVDCGSDLSTRGSDNTIYEADAANLGDASYYVTDQIRWGVSNVGYFYQATDRMDIIYSSQHFQNAVDSKLFETARMSPSSLRYYGLGLENGNYTVMLQFAEFAFPDTQTWLSLGRRIFDIYVQGALKEKNFDIRKTAGGKSFTAINRTYTATVLKNFLEIHLFWAGKGTSGIPTQGYYGPMISALSVTPNFTPTVRNGVPKMGSKAGEIAGILTGASVLGLAGLFGIFMWIKKRRTMAKQKEELYNLVGRPDVFSNSELKLATDNFNSQNIIGEGGYGPVYKGKLPDGRVIAVKQLSESSHQGKSQFVTEVATISAVQHRNLVKLHGCCIDSNTPLLVYEYLENGSLDRAIFGHSSLNLDWAMRFEIILGIARGLSYLHEESSVCIVHRDIKASNILLDTDLIPKISDFGLAKLYDEKQTHVSTRIAGTFGYLAPEYAMRGHLTQKADVFAFGVVMLETVAGRSNTNNSLEESKINLLEWAWDQYEKEQALRILDPSLKGFNKDEAFRVIRVALHCTQGSPHQRPPMSKVVAMLTGEVEVPEVVTKPSYITEWQMMDGNRSYVTSSYSGSTTHEFSRQNEIEPLQQSPPIIKAGR; encoded by the exons TGTCAGCGCTAAACACAATAATGGGGAGATGGGGCCTGACGGCATCATCGGAATGGAACATCAGTGGTGAGCCCTGCAGCGGTGTAGCCTCCGACAAATCCGACTGGGATAACTACCCAAAAGACCCTGCCATCAAGTGTGACTGCTCTTCCAACAACAACACCATCTGCCATATTATCAAACT GAGGGTAAGAAAGTTAAACGTTGTTGGTCGAATACCTGCAGAGCTACAGAATCTCACCTTTCTACAGGACCT GAACCTGAATCAGAATTATTTGACTGGTGCCATCCCATCATTCATTGGAAAATTTGCTTCCATGAAATATTT GGGCTTGGGTTTCAATCCACTGTCTGGACAACTTCCGAAGGAACTTGGGAACCTCACCAATCTCCTCTCATT GGGCATTAGCCTGGACAACTTTACTGGTGAACTTCCTGAAGAACTGGGCAACTTGACCAAACTTGAGCAGTT GTATATTGATAGTTCTGGATTCAGCGGCCCGTTCCCTTCAACGATCTCCAAGCTTAAGAACCTGAAGTACTT GAAAGCGTCAGATAATGAATTCACAGGGAAATTACCGGATTACTTGGGGAGCTTGACTGAATTGGAAGATCT GGCTTTCCAAGGAAATTCTTTTGAAGGGCCAATTCCTGCAAGTTTTTCTAATCTGACCAAACTAACAAACTT ACGGATTGGTGATATTGTAAATGGGAGCTCTTCACTGGGATTTATCAGTAATCTGACATCTTTGACCAACTT AGTATTAAGGAACTGCAGGATATCGGAAAACCTTGAAACAGTAGATTTTTCGAAGTTTGCAGCGTTAACCATGCTGTATGTTTTCATTATTGGCCATGGTGCCTGTTATAAAGCTTTTGGTCATTTCCTGGAATTGATAAGTATTTGTTCAAGTAATGTTTCTTTCCTGTGGCACAGGGACTTGAGTTTTAACAATATTACAGGCCAAGTTCCTCAGTCCATCCTGAATCTAGGAAGGCTTCAattcct GTTTCTTGGGAACAATAGCCTTATAGGAAGTTTGCCTAATGTTATAAGCTCTTCTTTAAAAGTGAT AGATTTTTCCTACAATCATCTCACCGGAACCTTTCCTTCTTGGGCTACCCAGAATAATTTGCAATT GAATTTGGTGGCAAACAACATTGTTCTTGGTAGCACCAAAAACAG TATACCTTCCGGACTAAACTGCCTCCAGCAGGACACTCCTTGTTTCCGTGGATCTCCCAAAT ATTATTCGTTTGCGGTTGACTGCGGCAGTGATTTATCTACTAGGGGCTCAGATAATACCATATATGAAGCAGATGCTGCAAACCTTGGGGATGCATCATATTATGTTACTGATCAAATAAGATGGGGTGTTAGCAATGTAGGATACTTTTACCAAGCCACGGATAGAATGGACATAATATATAGCTCTCAGCATTTCCAGAATGCAGTCGACTCAAAATTGTTCGAGACTGCAAGGATGTCACCATCTTCACTGAGATATTATGGGCTTGGACTTGAGAATGGAAATTACACTGTTATGCTTCAATTCGCAGAGTTTGCTTTTCCAGACACGCAAACTTGGCTAAGCTTAGGAAGGAGAATTTTTGACATATATGTCCAG GGTGCTCTGAAAGAAAAGAATTTCGATATAAGGAAGACAGCTGGTGGAAAATCTTTTACTGCAATTAACAGGACTTACACGGCAACCGTGTTAAAAAACTTCCTTGAGATCCATCTCTTTTGGGCTGGCAAGGGCACTTCTGGCATACCTACCCAAGGTTACTACGGACCGATGATCTCAGCATTAAGCGTCACTCCAA ATTTTACTCCAACTGTGCGAAATGGTGTACCAAAAATGGGAAGCAAAGCAGGTGAAATTGCTGGAATATTGACTGGCGCGTCAGTGTTAGGATTAGCAGGCTTATTTGGAATATTTATGTGGATAAAGAAGCGAAGAACAATGGCAAAGCAGAAAGAAG AACTGTACAACCTGGTTGGACGACCTGATGTCTTCAGTAACTCTGAACTCAAGCTAGCCACAGACAATTTTAATTCTCAAAACATTATCGGGGAAGGCGGATATGGGCCAGTGTATAAG GGTAAGCTGCCCGATGGAAGAGTTATAGCTGTGAAACAACTTTCTGAATCATCTCATCAAGGCAAAAGCCAATTTGTTACGGAGGTTGCAACAATTTCTGCTGTGCAACACCGGAATCTTGTGAAACTGCATGGATGTTGCATTGACAGCAACACACCATTGTTGGTTTATGAGTACCTTGAAAATGGAAGCCTGGATCGAGCAATCTTTG GACATAGTAGCTTAAATCTAGACTGGGCAATGCGCTTCGAGATCATTTTAGGCATTGCAAGAGGCCTAAGTTATCTTCATGAGGAGTCGAGTGTGTGCATCGTGCATAGGGACATCAAAGCCAGCAACATACTACTTGACACTGATCTGATCCCAAAGATCTCTGACTTTGGACTCGCCAAGCTCTATGATGAGAAGCAAACTCATGTGAGCACGAGAATTGCAGGCACATT TGGCTATCTGGCTCCTGAGTATGCAATGAGAGGTCATTTGACACAAAAGGCTGATGTTTTTGCATTTGGGGTGGTTATGCTGGAGACTGTTGCTGGTCGATCAAACACTAATAACTCTCTCGAAGAAAGCAAGATCAATCTCCTCGAATGG GCCTGGGACCAGTATGAAAAGGAGCAAGCTCTCAGAATCCTTGACCCAAGTCTCAAGGGATTCAACAAGGATGAAGCTTTTAGAGTCATCCGTGTTGCGCTGCACTGCACGCAGGGCTCACCACATCAGCGACCACCAATGTCGAAGGTCGTGGCAATGCTCACTGGAGAAGTTGAGGTACCTGAGGTGGTCACAAAGCCAAGCTACATCACTGAGTGGCAAATGATGGACGGTAATAGAAGCTATGTCACCAGCAGCTACTCAGGGTCTACCACCCATGAGTTCAGCAGGCAGAACGAGATCGAACCTCTGCAGCAATCACCACCTATAATCAAAGCGGGAAGgtga
- the LOC127772820 gene encoding probable LRR receptor-like serine/threonine-protein kinase At1g56130 isoform X3, producing the protein MRRRNSSSGGGGFRGHLLWLVLVLWSWRIAAAQAQQAPKTDPIEVSALNTIMGRWGLTASSEWNISGEPCSGVASDKSDWDNYPKDPAIKCDCSSNNNTICHIIKLRVRKLNVVGRIPAELQNLTFLQDLNLNQNYLTGAIPSFIGKFASMKYLGLGFNPLSGQLPKELGNLTNLLSLGISLDNFTGELPEELGNLTKLEQLYIDSSGFSGPFPSTISKLKNLKYLKASDNEFTGKLPDYLGSLTELEDLAFQGNSFEGPIPASFSNLTKLTNLRIGDIVNGSSSLGFISNLTSLTNLVLRNCRISENLETVDFSKFAALTMLDLSFNNITGQVPQSILNLGRLQFLFLGNNSLIGSLPNVISSSLKVIDFSYNHLTGTFPSWATQNNLQLNLVANNIVLGSTKNSIPSGLNCLQQDTPCFRGSPKYYSFAVDCGSDLSTRGSDNTIYEADAANLGDASYYVTDQIRWGVSNVGYFYQATDRMDIIYSSQHFQNAVDSKLFETARMSPSSLRYYGLGLENGNYTVMLQFAEFAFPDTQTWLSLGRRIFDIYVQGALKEKNFDIRKTAGGKSFTAINRTYTATVLKNFLEIHLFWAGKGTSGIPTQGYYGPMISALSVTPNFTPTVRNGVPKMGSKAGEIAGILTGASVLGLAGLFGIFMWIKKRRTMAKQKEELYNLVGRPDVFSNSELKLATDNFNSQNIIGEGGYGPVYKGKLPDGRVIAVKQLSESSHQGKSQFVTEVATISAVQHRNLVKLHGCCIDSNTPLLVYEYLENGSLDRAIFGHSSLNLDWAMRFEIILGIARGLSYLHEESSVCIVHRDIKASNILLDTDLIPKISDFGLAKLYDEKQTHVSTRIAGTFGYLAPEYAMRGHLTQKADVFAFGVVMLETVAGRSNTNNSLEESKINLLEWAWDQYEKEQALRILDPSLKGFNKDEAFRVIRVALHCTQGSPHQRPPMSKVVAMLTGEVEVPEVVTKPSYITEWQMMDGNRSYVTSSYSGSTTHEFSRQNEIEPLQQSPPIIKAGR; encoded by the exons TGTCAGCGCTAAACACAATAATGGGGAGATGGGGCCTGACGGCATCATCGGAATGGAACATCAGTGGTGAGCCCTGCAGCGGTGTAGCCTCCGACAAATCCGACTGGGATAACTACCCAAAAGACCCTGCCATCAAGTGTGACTGCTCTTCCAACAACAACACCATCTGCCATATTATCAAACT GAGGGTAAGAAAGTTAAACGTTGTTGGTCGAATACCTGCAGAGCTACAGAATCTCACCTTTCTACAGGACCT GAACCTGAATCAGAATTATTTGACTGGTGCCATCCCATCATTCATTGGAAAATTTGCTTCCATGAAATATTT GGGCTTGGGTTTCAATCCACTGTCTGGACAACTTCCGAAGGAACTTGGGAACCTCACCAATCTCCTCTCATT GGGCATTAGCCTGGACAACTTTACTGGTGAACTTCCTGAAGAACTGGGCAACTTGACCAAACTTGAGCAGTT GTATATTGATAGTTCTGGATTCAGCGGCCCGTTCCCTTCAACGATCTCCAAGCTTAAGAACCTGAAGTACTT GAAAGCGTCAGATAATGAATTCACAGGGAAATTACCGGATTACTTGGGGAGCTTGACTGAATTGGAAGATCT GGCTTTCCAAGGAAATTCTTTTGAAGGGCCAATTCCTGCAAGTTTTTCTAATCTGACCAAACTAACAAACTT ACGGATTGGTGATATTGTAAATGGGAGCTCTTCACTGGGATTTATCAGTAATCTGACATCTTTGACCAACTT AGTATTAAGGAACTGCAGGATATCGGAAAACCTTGAAACAGTAGATTTTTCGAAGTTTGCAGCGTTAACCATGCT GGACTTGAGTTTTAACAATATTACAGGCCAAGTTCCTCAGTCCATCCTGAATCTAGGAAGGCTTCAattcct GTTTCTTGGGAACAATAGCCTTATAGGAAGTTTGCCTAATGTTATAAGCTCTTCTTTAAAAGTGAT AGATTTTTCCTACAATCATCTCACCGGAACCTTTCCTTCTTGGGCTACCCAGAATAATTTGCAATT GAATTTGGTGGCAAACAACATTGTTCTTGGTAGCACCAAAAACAG TATACCTTCCGGACTAAACTGCCTCCAGCAGGACACTCCTTGTTTCCGTGGATCTCCCAAAT ATTATTCGTTTGCGGTTGACTGCGGCAGTGATTTATCTACTAGGGGCTCAGATAATACCATATATGAAGCAGATGCTGCAAACCTTGGGGATGCATCATATTATGTTACTGATCAAATAAGATGGGGTGTTAGCAATGTAGGATACTTTTACCAAGCCACGGATAGAATGGACATAATATATAGCTCTCAGCATTTCCAGAATGCAGTCGACTCAAAATTGTTCGAGACTGCAAGGATGTCACCATCTTCACTGAGATATTATGGGCTTGGACTTGAGAATGGAAATTACACTGTTATGCTTCAATTCGCAGAGTTTGCTTTTCCAGACACGCAAACTTGGCTAAGCTTAGGAAGGAGAATTTTTGACATATATGTCCAG GGTGCTCTGAAAGAAAAGAATTTCGATATAAGGAAGACAGCTGGTGGAAAATCTTTTACTGCAATTAACAGGACTTACACGGCAACCGTGTTAAAAAACTTCCTTGAGATCCATCTCTTTTGGGCTGGCAAGGGCACTTCTGGCATACCTACCCAAGGTTACTACGGACCGATGATCTCAGCATTAAGCGTCACTCCAA ATTTTACTCCAACTGTGCGAAATGGTGTACCAAAAATGGGAAGCAAAGCAGGTGAAATTGCTGGAATATTGACTGGCGCGTCAGTGTTAGGATTAGCAGGCTTATTTGGAATATTTATGTGGATAAAGAAGCGAAGAACAATGGCAAAGCAGAAAGAAG AACTGTACAACCTGGTTGGACGACCTGATGTCTTCAGTAACTCTGAACTCAAGCTAGCCACAGACAATTTTAATTCTCAAAACATTATCGGGGAAGGCGGATATGGGCCAGTGTATAAG GGTAAGCTGCCCGATGGAAGAGTTATAGCTGTGAAACAACTTTCTGAATCATCTCATCAAGGCAAAAGCCAATTTGTTACGGAGGTTGCAACAATTTCTGCTGTGCAACACCGGAATCTTGTGAAACTGCATGGATGTTGCATTGACAGCAACACACCATTGTTGGTTTATGAGTACCTTGAAAATGGAAGCCTGGATCGAGCAATCTTTG GACATAGTAGCTTAAATCTAGACTGGGCAATGCGCTTCGAGATCATTTTAGGCATTGCAAGAGGCCTAAGTTATCTTCATGAGGAGTCGAGTGTGTGCATCGTGCATAGGGACATCAAAGCCAGCAACATACTACTTGACACTGATCTGATCCCAAAGATCTCTGACTTTGGACTCGCCAAGCTCTATGATGAGAAGCAAACTCATGTGAGCACGAGAATTGCAGGCACATT TGGCTATCTGGCTCCTGAGTATGCAATGAGAGGTCATTTGACACAAAAGGCTGATGTTTTTGCATTTGGGGTGGTTATGCTGGAGACTGTTGCTGGTCGATCAAACACTAATAACTCTCTCGAAGAAAGCAAGATCAATCTCCTCGAATGG GCCTGGGACCAGTATGAAAAGGAGCAAGCTCTCAGAATCCTTGACCCAAGTCTCAAGGGATTCAACAAGGATGAAGCTTTTAGAGTCATCCGTGTTGCGCTGCACTGCACGCAGGGCTCACCACATCAGCGACCACCAATGTCGAAGGTCGTGGCAATGCTCACTGGAGAAGTTGAGGTACCTGAGGTGGTCACAAAGCCAAGCTACATCACTGAGTGGCAAATGATGGACGGTAATAGAAGCTATGTCACCAGCAGCTACTCAGGGTCTACCACCCATGAGTTCAGCAGGCAGAACGAGATCGAACCTCTGCAGCAATCACCACCTATAATCAAAGCGGGAAGgtga
- the LOC127772820 gene encoding probable LRR receptor-like serine/threonine-protein kinase At1g56140 isoform X2, whose protein sequence is MEGSKWRGLSRQGADMDGESGGGGCGEVWMESPCPCVGPNSRIFARGVTRGHVHLPRRVSALNTIMGRWGLTASSEWNISGEPCSGVASDKSDWDNYPKDPAIKCDCSSNNNTICHIIKLRVRKLNVVGRIPAELQNLTFLQDLNLNQNYLTGAIPSFIGKFASMKYLGLGFNPLSGQLPKELGNLTNLLSLGISLDNFTGELPEELGNLTKLEQLYIDSSGFSGPFPSTISKLKNLKYLKASDNEFTGKLPDYLGSLTELEDLAFQGNSFEGPIPASFSNLTKLTNLRIGDIVNGSSSLGFISNLTSLTNLVLRNCRISENLETVDFSKFAALTMLDLSFNNITGQVPQSILNLGRLQFLFLGNNSLIGSLPNVISSSLKVIDFSYNHLTGTFPSWATQNNLQLNLVANNIVLGSTKNSIPSGLNCLQQDTPCFRGSPKYYSFAVDCGSDLSTRGSDNTIYEADAANLGDASYYVTDQIRWGVSNVGYFYQATDRMDIIYSSQHFQNAVDSKLFETARMSPSSLRYYGLGLENGNYTVMLQFAEFAFPDTQTWLSLGRRIFDIYVQGALKEKNFDIRKTAGGKSFTAINRTYTATVLKNFLEIHLFWAGKGTSGIPTQGYYGPMISALSVTPNFTPTVRNGVPKMGSKAGEIAGILTGASVLGLAGLFGIFMWIKKRRTMAKQKEELYNLVGRPDVFSNSELKLATDNFNSQNIIGEGGYGPVYKGKLPDGRVIAVKQLSESSHQGKSQFVTEVATISAVQHRNLVKLHGCCIDSNTPLLVYEYLENGSLDRAIFGHSSLNLDWAMRFEIILGIARGLSYLHEESSVCIVHRDIKASNILLDTDLIPKISDFGLAKLYDEKQTHVSTRIAGTFGYLAPEYAMRGHLTQKADVFAFGVVMLETVAGRSNTNNSLEESKINLLEWAWDQYEKEQALRILDPSLKGFNKDEAFRVIRVALHCTQGSPHQRPPMSKVVAMLTGEVEVPEVVTKPSYITEWQMMDGNRSYVTSSYSGSTTHEFSRQNEIEPLQQSPPIIKAGR, encoded by the exons TGTCAGCGCTAAACACAATAATGGGGAGATGGGGCCTGACGGCATCATCGGAATGGAACATCAGTGGTGAGCCCTGCAGCGGTGTAGCCTCCGACAAATCCGACTGGGATAACTACCCAAAAGACCCTGCCATCAAGTGTGACTGCTCTTCCAACAACAACACCATCTGCCATATTATCAAACT GAGGGTAAGAAAGTTAAACGTTGTTGGTCGAATACCTGCAGAGCTACAGAATCTCACCTTTCTACAGGACCT GAACCTGAATCAGAATTATTTGACTGGTGCCATCCCATCATTCATTGGAAAATTTGCTTCCATGAAATATTT GGGCTTGGGTTTCAATCCACTGTCTGGACAACTTCCGAAGGAACTTGGGAACCTCACCAATCTCCTCTCATT GGGCATTAGCCTGGACAACTTTACTGGTGAACTTCCTGAAGAACTGGGCAACTTGACCAAACTTGAGCAGTT GTATATTGATAGTTCTGGATTCAGCGGCCCGTTCCCTTCAACGATCTCCAAGCTTAAGAACCTGAAGTACTT GAAAGCGTCAGATAATGAATTCACAGGGAAATTACCGGATTACTTGGGGAGCTTGACTGAATTGGAAGATCT GGCTTTCCAAGGAAATTCTTTTGAAGGGCCAATTCCTGCAAGTTTTTCTAATCTGACCAAACTAACAAACTT ACGGATTGGTGATATTGTAAATGGGAGCTCTTCACTGGGATTTATCAGTAATCTGACATCTTTGACCAACTT AGTATTAAGGAACTGCAGGATATCGGAAAACCTTGAAACAGTAGATTTTTCGAAGTTTGCAGCGTTAACCATGCT GGACTTGAGTTTTAACAATATTACAGGCCAAGTTCCTCAGTCCATCCTGAATCTAGGAAGGCTTCAattcct GTTTCTTGGGAACAATAGCCTTATAGGAAGTTTGCCTAATGTTATAAGCTCTTCTTTAAAAGTGAT AGATTTTTCCTACAATCATCTCACCGGAACCTTTCCTTCTTGGGCTACCCAGAATAATTTGCAATT GAATTTGGTGGCAAACAACATTGTTCTTGGTAGCACCAAAAACAG TATACCTTCCGGACTAAACTGCCTCCAGCAGGACACTCCTTGTTTCCGTGGATCTCCCAAAT ATTATTCGTTTGCGGTTGACTGCGGCAGTGATTTATCTACTAGGGGCTCAGATAATACCATATATGAAGCAGATGCTGCAAACCTTGGGGATGCATCATATTATGTTACTGATCAAATAAGATGGGGTGTTAGCAATGTAGGATACTTTTACCAAGCCACGGATAGAATGGACATAATATATAGCTCTCAGCATTTCCAGAATGCAGTCGACTCAAAATTGTTCGAGACTGCAAGGATGTCACCATCTTCACTGAGATATTATGGGCTTGGACTTGAGAATGGAAATTACACTGTTATGCTTCAATTCGCAGAGTTTGCTTTTCCAGACACGCAAACTTGGCTAAGCTTAGGAAGGAGAATTTTTGACATATATGTCCAG GGTGCTCTGAAAGAAAAGAATTTCGATATAAGGAAGACAGCTGGTGGAAAATCTTTTACTGCAATTAACAGGACTTACACGGCAACCGTGTTAAAAAACTTCCTTGAGATCCATCTCTTTTGGGCTGGCAAGGGCACTTCTGGCATACCTACCCAAGGTTACTACGGACCGATGATCTCAGCATTAAGCGTCACTCCAA ATTTTACTCCAACTGTGCGAAATGGTGTACCAAAAATGGGAAGCAAAGCAGGTGAAATTGCTGGAATATTGACTGGCGCGTCAGTGTTAGGATTAGCAGGCTTATTTGGAATATTTATGTGGATAAAGAAGCGAAGAACAATGGCAAAGCAGAAAGAAG AACTGTACAACCTGGTTGGACGACCTGATGTCTTCAGTAACTCTGAACTCAAGCTAGCCACAGACAATTTTAATTCTCAAAACATTATCGGGGAAGGCGGATATGGGCCAGTGTATAAG GGTAAGCTGCCCGATGGAAGAGTTATAGCTGTGAAACAACTTTCTGAATCATCTCATCAAGGCAAAAGCCAATTTGTTACGGAGGTTGCAACAATTTCTGCTGTGCAACACCGGAATCTTGTGAAACTGCATGGATGTTGCATTGACAGCAACACACCATTGTTGGTTTATGAGTACCTTGAAAATGGAAGCCTGGATCGAGCAATCTTTG GACATAGTAGCTTAAATCTAGACTGGGCAATGCGCTTCGAGATCATTTTAGGCATTGCAAGAGGCCTAAGTTATCTTCATGAGGAGTCGAGTGTGTGCATCGTGCATAGGGACATCAAAGCCAGCAACATACTACTTGACACTGATCTGATCCCAAAGATCTCTGACTTTGGACTCGCCAAGCTCTATGATGAGAAGCAAACTCATGTGAGCACGAGAATTGCAGGCACATT TGGCTATCTGGCTCCTGAGTATGCAATGAGAGGTCATTTGACACAAAAGGCTGATGTTTTTGCATTTGGGGTGGTTATGCTGGAGACTGTTGCTGGTCGATCAAACACTAATAACTCTCTCGAAGAAAGCAAGATCAATCTCCTCGAATGG GCCTGGGACCAGTATGAAAAGGAGCAAGCTCTCAGAATCCTTGACCCAAGTCTCAAGGGATTCAACAAGGATGAAGCTTTTAGAGTCATCCGTGTTGCGCTGCACTGCACGCAGGGCTCACCACATCAGCGACCACCAATGTCGAAGGTCGTGGCAATGCTCACTGGAGAAGTTGAGGTACCTGAGGTGGTCACAAAGCCAAGCTACATCACTGAGTGGCAAATGATGGACGGTAATAGAAGCTATGTCACCAGCAGCTACTCAGGGTCTACCACCCATGAGTTCAGCAGGCAGAACGAGATCGAACCTCTGCAGCAATCACCACCTATAATCAAAGCGGGAAGgtga